A segment of the Pogoniulus pusillus isolate bPogPus1 chromosome 25, bPogPus1.pri, whole genome shotgun sequence genome:
tttttcccttacaaaCAAAATAGTTCAGTTAAAAGCTGCATCATGCATGCAGGCAGCAGACACACTTAATTCTCTCTAATCATAACTCTTTTGTAAGTTACTCTGAGCTGCATAATGCACTAAAACAGCACAAAAAGAACTTGCTGACAGAAAGAACATGGATTTGTTCTGTGGTTTACAAGCACGTTGTGAAGCACACACTAACCTCAACCAGGAACTCCAGGCCTCAGTGGGACAGCCTGAAGACAACCACATCTTCATTTCTTCAAGGTTATCTCAGTGCAATCTTTCCTGTATTCCTAGCAGAATTAATGAGGTCACCAATTACATCCCCAGCTCTTCAACACCACTTTCAGCATCTCATCATTTTACTTGGCAAAACCTTCAGGCACAGACTCAAACTCATACATAACTGGTATTTAGTTTGTTTCAATTCCTTCTTTTATGTCATCTTGCATCCATAGAtttacagaatggtttgcattgaagtgacctcaaaaatcatctaattccaactccctgccatggacagggataccttcctctagaccaggttgctcaaggcttcatccaacctggccttgtacacctccagggcagggacatccacagcctccctgggcaacctgtgccagtgtctcaccaccctctcagGTAAGAATTTGTTCCCAAGGTCCAGTCtacatctgccctcctcaagcttcaatccattccctctcaccctaCAAGATCTTAcaaacagtcccttcccagttttcttgtaggtccccttcaggtactggaaggctgctaaaaggtctccctagagcctccttttttctccaggctgaaaagccacaactccctcagtctgtccccacagcagagatgctccagtcccctgattatctccacagccctcctctggacccactccagcagttaaATGCCCTTAAGGtctggtgagaaaaaaaaaattaaattacagTAGGTGAAATTCTAACTTCATTAATTATTAACTTAAGCTTTCATTCCCCTttatttctttcccaaaaggaaaTGAGCAAGATAATTTTCCAGCATCAGCCCTTCCTGCAGCAGTTGGTCTCACTCAGCTGATGGACAATGACATTTTATTTGCAAACGCAGGCAGAGTGTGTTTGGAACAGGAAGCTTACAAGAAGGTAGCTTCTCATTTGAAACTCAGGTCATACAAGGACCTGCTAATTCTTATCAGGTTGTTTTGTAATGGACTTTAGTCTTAACTGGAACTGTCAAGTAAGATTAGACTTTACATTTAGGCACAGAAGGAGAGATCAGAAAGCATTCAGTGAACTAGTGTATAGGGCACATGAAAATGCTTCTGCTGGTCTGAGGAAAATTTACCactactacaaaaaaaaaagaacctttTTTGCAACTACTTTCTACCTCCATTTTCACACTGCTAAAAGCAGCCTcttcaataaaaaaaaaatccctgcttaacctcctcttcttcaggctaagtcccagctccctcagcctcacctggtcccctcaccagctttatggCCCTTCCCTGTACCTGCTCTAGCAGCCCAATGTTCTTCTTACACTGCAGTACCCAACACTGAACTTTCCTAAGTATTTTAAGCTCCTCAGATAGACTGTCCAGAAGGCATACTGCCCAATGAATACTTACTGCTATAGGCTCTCAGAGAAGAAGCTGCTTTGTAGCAAAAGCCAGACAGAAATTCTCATCCTGAATGAAACACTGACAGCTGTGCTAAGTAGAAAAAAAGTAAGGTATTTTTAAGGCAAAAATCAAGCAATACTTTGAATTTTAAACACAGCCCCccaaaagcagcatttcttACCTGAAAAAAGAACACCCAGGGCTCATGAATGGAGCAGAACATACTTGCATTTTAAGTCACAAACTTTAAACATCAAAATATTTTAATAACAAGCACTTGAGACATTCCCTTACTCACTGCCTTTTGGACTAGCAGATAGAAGGTAGATCAACCCTTTGTGTGAATTGGCTGCCTTGACTCCATACAAAGGTACATACCCTCACGGCCTATAGTTCCAGCAATGTGGATATAAGGCTGTAAATAAAATCTTCAAGTCTTTTTACTGTATAAAGCCCTGTGCTGCCACACTACACTATGTAAAGAAATTCTGTGGAGTTACAGAAAGCTGACACACTGCAAACATTGCCTCATTCTACAGTTCATAGAGACTAACACAGTTAAAGTGCTACCCTAAAAAGATTACTTCGATAATTCAGTGAAAACTGAACTTGATGTGCCAAACTGTTGTTTAAAAAGCTGGTTATAGGTTAAGCTATTGGCCCAGAAATAAATAACTCTTTGTAACAGATATGCAAtcctagaaacagaactcacCTCACCTGTATTCATACTTAATGAGACTAAGCCTTTTCACCTAGATGAAAACACACGTTATGCCTCACAAACAAAATTCATTCTCTTATTAAATGGTTTGCAGAATTTATtaggtgtttttcttttttagatAGTCAATACTTTATCAAGCTAGTTGCATATAAAGTGATCTCCACCATATACATTACAATTTCTGTGCATcatctacaaaaaaaaaaaagaaaagaaaagaaaaagtcacCAAAAAGTAGTAATTTTTTTTACAGGTTACAGTTAGCTTTTAATTAACCTACAAATGAACCCTTCTGGAATTGAAGACTAACCTGCACATGGCCTCTAACTGCAGTCTTTCAATCAGGTTTCACAGCAAGCTCAACCTGCATTTCAGTGAAAAGAGGCTCCTGCCATCTCAGCTTAGGAATTTCTAGAGTTTACTATAACATCCCAAAAAACTGGATGTGGTGTTCACTCCAAAGCCTGTGACACCTCCTTTACAACAAAGCCTGTTCAGAACACATATGTCTCAAGAAAATTAAGAAACTCCTTCAATAAAAAGGAATTCACCCAAATCTATgaatggaacaaaaaaaaaaacccaacaccttctTGGGTTCTTCACAATGCTTGGAGCTGGTCATAAACAGCAAACCCAGCAAGCAGAATGTGTAAATTAGTATTGGATGTGACTTAAAGACAAAACCAGAACAATAAAAAAGCAGATTCTACCTGCAACAAACATTTCCCAAATTAGAACAATCCTTAAAAGGGACTCAGGCAGATAATTAACAAAACAGTTTTCTGGTGTCTCCATAGGATGCTCGTTTACTGGCCAGGCACATACAATGGAAATATACAAAGAATCCAGAGCGCTGAAATCCACACAGCACTTAAAGGATTTAACATCACAGAGGTGGGTAagacacaggggaaaaaaaatatttaacaacttctataaatatattaaactTTCAGCAAGAAATGTAAGAGCCCATGCACACGAGACAGTGacctgaaaacaaaacatttaaGACTTGACTCTTCCTTCCGCCAGGTGCCTGAAAGCTAACCATTTACAGCATCTTCTAACAGTCTGTCTCCACAAAACCTCTACGTACTGAATCACACCGAGGTTACACAACACATGAACAAGCAGCAGATGCATCAAGGGAACGGGAGCTATATGCATCATGTGGCCTGCCCAGTTAAGAGGCAAAAATCAGAAGGAGCCTGTTTCTGAGTTGGGCAGAGATACAATCAGCGTAGCTAATTGTACACCCTTCATTGGCAGGAGTTAACCCACAGCATGAGAAAGGTGAGCTTTAGAGAAGAATTAGGTACCCAGTCTCAGAAGTGACAGGAGCAGAGATTTGTCTTTCAAAAGCTGGGTCCATTCTGGACTGGCCTTGATGCACATGCAGTACATTTATTTGCTTGCAGAGTGCAGGAGGGTTAATTGGGAATGTCTGCACTAGTGTTTCGGTTTCCGTATTTGTGATGGATGATCAGCAATACAACTCCTAAGAAGAAGCAGATGGACCCAACAGTGATGTAAGCAATTCCCAGAAAGGGATTTTTGCCTCCCATCCACGAGATGGTGCTTAGGATCATTCTCTTTCGTCCATCAAAACTGTGTACAGGAtaatctgggaaaaaaaacattaaggAAAACAAGAAGGACAAGGGGCGATGGGTATAAAATACAGCACAGAAGTTCCACATcaacacaaggaagaaattctttactggaagggtcacagagcactggaacaggttccccagggaggttttggagtctccttctctggagactttcaagctcagtctggatgtgttcctgtgtgacctgcactagattatggccctgctctggcagggggttggactcagtgatctccagaggtcctttccaacccctagcatcttGTGAAATCTTGCTTTATGTGGTTCCATTAAAATTTTGGGGCATTTCACTCAGAATCCAAATATAAGCTGCTGCCTTTAAACACTGGAAGAACAAATATGAAACATTGAGCTTTCTTTTAGGCTAATTAGGCACTGTCAGCTAGTCCACGAGAAATGTCACATTAGATGTTAACCCCTTTTTAGAGAAGAGGAAATACATCATTTTGTGGGTTTTAGAAAGCAGCTTCAATAAGCTGAGAGAAACCTCAATTCTTGAATAGACTCTTAATGCAACTTTTTCTGCCTGATCATGCAGTTTTGTATCACAATCCTCAGTtttgcaacaacaaaaaaacccagcaacagCTACTTCATTAAATGCTTTCAAAGTGTAAAATTTGGTAATCATGCCAACCCTCCTCTTCTGGTCCCCTGCCCTCCTACCAATCCTTAGTCCAAAACACAATGATAGACCTCCCCTTGATGTGTAGCTGTCATTTTTCTGACCTCCAATTCACTCTGCCCTTGACTACAGACTGCCATTACACCTTGAAGTTATGAAATTCTAGGCTACCAACCACCtctgttctttccttttcccctgtgATTCTCTCAGTTCCTTTACAGTACCCAAGCAATCTGATTTTCCTCTCTGTGTGAAGCCACCAATTCCATAAAGCCTTGCACAGAAGTTAAAGGTGGCAATATTGGTTTgtattgggcattaggaagaagtttttcatggagagagtggtcaggcactggaatgaactgcccaggaatgtggagtcaccaagcctggatgtgtttaagggtcgtttggatgtggtgcttagggatatggtttaaggtgaatcttgtagagcagagttaaaggttggacttggtgatcctgaggtcttttccaacctcagtttctgtgactctgtgattccacctAATTCTCACTATCAGATTTCAACCACAGCTCAACACCatctgagaggctgcaggaaaaaaaggctAGCTTTGAATTCGAGCTTGCACAAATCTCTCTCCATGTAATCCAGCTAAGGCCCCTAGCCCCTTGCAAAGGTTTTTCCAAGGATACTGTAGTCAATAACCAAAGAATAGTTTCCAGCCTGTAGAGTAGGCTCCAGGTTGTCCTTCCTTTCGATGAGGCGATAGAGCTTACGGAAggtgggcagagcagctgtgcgCATCCACACAATGAAGTCCTCGTTGATAAAGCCGTTGTTGTCAGGCTCCGAGTCCAGCATGTACACTGGCTTGGGCCAGTTCACAGGCTTTGTTGTACCTAGGATTGAACAGAAATAGTCACAGGCAAGTACTTCTAATGCAGAACTGAAGTTATAAACTGGCTCTTCAGAATTCATTCTAACGTTACAAAAAAGCCTATTAACTTCTCACCAGTATGAAGAGACAGGTTGGCTCAGTAGGATTCATAGAGTCCtggaatgcactgggttggaagagacctttaaaggtcatctagtcaaaccttctctgcagcaagcaagaacacccccaactagattaggttgtTGAGAGCCCCATAAAGGctgacctgacctggaatgtctccagggatggagcctccaccatctctctgggcaacctgttccagtgttccaccatagtaaagaacttcctaatgtccaatctcaaTTTACTTCaacttaaaaccattgcccctggtccaCAGTTTCTCCTCAGATTTCCTGTAGggccccttcacatactggaaggctgatataaggtctcttcccagctttcagtctggagaagagaattactccaactctctcagcctgtctttgcaggtgaggtgttccagccctctgattgttttggtggtccttctctgcagcctcttcaTCAGacccacatccctcttgcactggggcctcagagctggacacagtactccaggtgagatctcaccagagcagagtagcagattcacctctctcagcctgctggacatgcttcttttgatgcagcccaaaaCGCCTCTGGCCTTCCgggccacaagtgcacattgctggctcacatccagcttctcatccaccagcatccccaagtcccttccCGTAGGGCTGCTCTCTACCACATCCTCCCCCAGCCTATATTGATAATGGGGATTGTGcaggcccaagtgcagaactaCTGCAAAACACCATTTAAGAACCTTTTGTTTTGCAGCTTTTAAATAGCAATGCACATCCCTTTACTCTCATGACAGCACTGTTCATTTCCTTAAACTAATTTTCCTCCCTTACACAGTTTTACAGCCAAAGTCTTGTCTCAAAACAATACCTAGTGTGATAGCTCCCCATCATCATGAAAGcaactctgctcacttgctagAGCTTGACTACCACTTCCTGGAGCAGGAGCAAATATAATTATGTacaattgcagaatcacagatttcAGATTATTCCACAGTAATGCTTTTGCTGGTTGTATTAGAAGCACAAGTCTACACTGTATTAGTGTAAGGTATCTGCTTTCCCACAGCTAGCCTCACTTTGGTAATGTGTAATTTGGCTGTGACTAAGCAAGAAACCCACATCAGGTTAAACCTGAAATTATTATATACCTtgcataaacacacacacacccctttgAGCCCTGAGGAAGATGATATTCAGACATTAGTAGTCAAAGAAAACTGTGGTTTACCAAACTGCATTTAAGCTAACAAAAGGGAGATATGAGTCACTTCTAGTCACAAAAAGGAATCAGTTTTTGGTGTTTATGGAGTGTGCATGCTCTAGCAGTAGGAACATTTAAATGGAAATTCCCTACAAAAGCTGCAGGATTTCAGGCTAAATCTAAGCATTGTAGCACTTGCATTGGGCTTGGCTAGGACAGAGTTAAGTTTCCTCACAGTAGCTTATGCCCTGCTATGTTTGGATCCTGTGATGAAAGCCATGCTGGTAACACACCCATGCTTACACTGCACCAAGGCCTTTCCTGCTTCTCTCATCACTCCACCAGTGCGTTGGCTGAGGGTGCAcaacagactgggaggggacacagcctggacagCTGACTCCAACTGACCAAAGAAAGGGACATTCCATTCTGTATCATTTCATGTTCAGCAACACAGCTGGGCAGGTAGGCAGGGGCCTGGGGACTTGGTTGGTGATGAGcaattcagcctggagaaaagaaggccatggggagaccttatagcagccttccagtacctgaagggggcctacaaggactttttacaagggtttgtagcaataggacaagagagaaGGGATTAAAACTGGaagaaggcagatttagacCACATATTAGGAAGATATTctctacagtgagagtggtgagacactggaacaggctgcccagggagaccatggatgccccctccctggaggtgttcaaggccaggttggatgagaccttcagCAACCCAgactagtggaagatgtccctgcccatggcagggggcgtTAGAAtgagatgaccttcaaggtaccttccaatccaaaccactctatgaatcaattaattgttttcttttgcatcactcattttactttggttttattttcctctttttattgtttggtttgggttttttactcATTTATAATTATTATTAAACTGTCTACCCTAATCCCTACATTTTCTCACTTTTACCCTTCCGATTCTCCCTCTCCCATCTCACTGTAAGTGGCTGTGTGGTACTTGTTTGCCATCTGGGATTAAACTATGATAGCAGTGCAAATATTGGGCTTTTCTCAGTAttcaaggtgaaaaaaaaagtcagaaatCAAACACTGTAATGTGAAACTTTCAGCTTTCACTATTTAAAGACAACCTTTCTAGACAGCAGTAGTCCTTAGCTTGGATTTCTCCAGGGAACTACAATATTTCATTAGCATGTTCAGTAAAACATTGCCAGTGAGGTAAAAATCAATAGCAATTAAAACGTCTTTGAAGTGTTTTCTTATTCCTAcaatttccctttcttttttttttaccttggaAAAGTGCAGTTAAGTTATTTCCATCTCCTGTAGGATTCCTGAACTTCACATTTTTATCTGTCCACCAGGCAATGCCTTTTTTAATCAGGTTAATACGCACCCGCGTCTCATTCTCAATGCGGAATAACTGCAGGGTATCTAAAGGGAAAAACCATCAAATtaggaaagcagctgcagaagctttCATTAGGCAGATGATCCTGATAAGCAATAAAACAATCACCTCCAGGAGAAATAAAACAGATAAAATGGACAAGACATTTAATATCTGCTGCCACAATCACAAGCTGTTCTGTAAGAAGTGATCTATATTAGACAGGAGTGTATCACTCATCTATGATACTGAGGTTTCTACCCAACAGCAGTAACAGCTCCTCACAACATGTACTTCTCACAAGTACTTCTACCCTTTATATGCCACCAGATTAATTCCTACAGCAGTTCTGAATGAAAGCAACAGTAGTACAAGGTAATTATTTTATCCTTAATGAAAATGTGTTCATTCAAAACAAAAAAGGCCCATGATGCTTTTACTTAGTACAAGCTACAATACAACACAAACCAGACTAGATCCAAACACATCCAAGTGACAACTTCAAAGTGTTACCATACCATTAAACATGCTGTTGGCAATAGCtccacaaggagcaatgggtttgtcCTCATTGGTGCGGTAAGGCTCACACTCCTTACTCGGATTCTAGTGgtcagaaagagaaaaggcagaTGAGTCTGTGCTAGTTTACACAACTCACCTGGTTTTAGCTACAGTGGCTCAATATCCACACCTTAAACATAACATAAAATAATCTTTTCACAAGTCAGGTTACTTAAAACACTTCCAACATTCAATACTAGGTAGCATGATTGATTTTTCTGTAACAAGCAGGAATAAAATCTAAACAGGACATAAATAAAGACAGAATCCACTGTGGTCATATTAAAAATAAGGCTGTTCTTGGAAGCTGTTAGAACTTTTATCGCTTCATGGAAAGTTTTCTATCATAAAGTGCTCAAATATTCTTTCATTAAAGGGTCTTTTTGAATCTGTGTTATGAAAATAAGactagaataaaaaaaaaatcaaatgtaaGATAAAATGCAAAGAGATGCAAGCTCCAACAGCatgcaaaaaaaatcaagcagaaAAAGCCATCCTTTACCCAAACCCTGTGCCAGTGATCTGATGGAGCCTCCTGAAGCTCTCCCCTTTTTTTAAGTTTATAGCTAAAAAGAAATAATCATTCTTGTTGGAGCAAGAACGCAACCACATTTCCACTCTTCAAAAATAAGGCAAGAGGAGAGGTCTGGCCCTGAACTTCAGACACTGAACAGAACGCACAGTACTGATACCTTCCAATAGGGCTGATGTCCAATATTGAACCAGAGCCTACAGGAGTGGATGCATTTAGCTGCAATCACCAAACCATGCACTAGGGAACCAAATACTATCTTATAGTGAAAACAACAGCTCCAGACAGATCCTGCTGACTGAAGACAaaccagtttaaagccattcagATTTGAGAAGTGACAAAAGCACTCAACCACTGACCACTTAAGGCAATGACAGACATGACATTTTACAGCCCTGTGTAAACAAAATACTAATTCCTTAGGGTTGTCCTCCATTGTGCAAAAGTTCTAGCACCTCCTTACTGTTAACCAAAACACTCTGCTAGGGGGTGATttatgcagcagctgctttctcaCATCCAAGCATAAATACCTACAAGCAGTGAGCTGTTATCTCCGTTGAGCTGGCTGTCGTCTCGAGATTTCACGTAGCGCCGATGGTTTTGATAGAAGTTGGAAAGTCCATAATACATGAATACATTGCTCTGCAAAAAGCAGGATGGGGCAAGAGGGGTTTTCATTCACAAAAGGCTTAAATTTGAACCTGTTCATGTCTATGTTTACACCCCTAAAGTAGAAATTTTAACCCTTTCTTCACACCGAGCATATGAGAATACTATCCTAACTGAAGCTGGCATCCTGAAATCAAACAGCATGAACGTGCCACATACTACCAGAATGATATTCACCAGCACTAACCTCAAAACCTGAGCACAGAGCTTCATTATTTGCCTCCAGTTTGTGAGAACACACCTATCCTATCGCT
Coding sequences within it:
- the TMEM30A gene encoding cell cycle control protein 50A, with product MAVNYSAKEEADGHPSGGVGVPGGGAVGGGGGGGGAVKTRKPDNTAFKQQRLPAWQPILTAGTVLPAFFIIGLIFIPIGIGIYVTSNNIREYEIDYTGTEPSSPCNKCLNVSWDSSSPCTCTINFTLEHSFESNVFMYYGLSNFYQNHRRYVKSRDDSQLNGDNSSLLNPSKECEPYRTNEDKPIAPCGAIANSMFNDTLQLFRIENETRVRINLIKKGIAWWTDKNVKFRNPTGDGNNLTALFQGTTKPVNWPKPVYMLDSEPDNNGFINEDFIVWMRTAALPTFRKLYRLIERKDNLEPTLQAGNYSLVIDYNYPVHSFDGRKRMILSTISWMGGKNPFLGIAYITVGSICFFLGVVLLIIHHKYGNRNTSADIPN